tataattaaatataatcataattttacatttttgttatgATACTTTCACAGCTTATAAGCTCTGCATTTTATTCAGATAATCACAAATATcagtattttctataatatttttagggaaaatgttaaacaactTTTTGAATGCTTCTGCGAAGTGGCTGCACCGATAGGAGAGAAACCAGCTTGGATACTCCAAAAATACCCCAACTCCTTTTTAGATGAAGAGATACTTAAATCTGTCCCCAAATTTGCATATCCTTGCGAATTTGAAAAGTATGTTGACATCAATTGTCTTGTGATTACAATCTTTTGtctactttatattataatacttttttaaattacatttttctgttTCAGTTTGTTGGTACAACATTTTTCATTTGTGCTTACTAGTATAGATTCGAAATGGACCTTTGGATTCTGCCGTCATGATCCCAAAACAGAAACGGCTCTAGTAGTTCTAAGTGCGCTTCCATGGcatgaaacattttacaaGTTAGTATGTTgatcaaaaaaatgttttgatttcaaaatgtaaaagtaaGCTTAAAATGTACAGAGTATTTCCATACATCGATTTTTCgtgataatttatacataataattctCAAGATAATTTTCTGatagaatttaaatgaaatttttatgaaatttcgataaatttgatgaaattttcaaaagtatgcaataaaatgttaataatattttgctgaaaaCGTTACTTTTTGTAGTCACTCAAAAACAATGACATTTTAGTGAGAattcaatgaaaatgtactaaagttttaaaaatcaatattatttaataaaaaatgttattaaaattataattaaatttttaatgaaattggaTCTAAACAAATAGTTTGTTTTgatgatatttaattgaaattagaatacatttttttgaaattttaatgaaaaattattactatttaataaaaaataagaaaatttattaaaattaaataattaattttttatataaaattgcaactaCAAATCACAGATACTccataatgataaatttataatcgcACATCGAAATAATCTCAATGTGGTTACTGGAGGTCGTAGTGATCCCAACCATTTTAAATGGTTGTCACATTGAAAGTATGCGCCTTTTTGACTAAAACGAACTGTGCATTATTCAAGTATTCTAAAATGTGCTCCAATGGTTtatgtagtaaaattttaatttaattttaacatattgaaaaaaattcataaaaaaggcttacttttattacatttttcttaatttttttggaagttttaagaacaaaattaaaattcgaaaatttgtTGGGGTTACCGAGTGACCGTTGAGggttaattatcttttattgaaattatagcTTACTATAGTTAATTatagaaagagagggagggagaaagggagggagggaggaagggagagagtGAGGGGAcgaagagggagagggagagggagagacagaatgaatcaaaataataaactgcGTTTCCATCCTTAGGATTTTGAATCATATTGCATCCTTAACTAGCAATGCTAGCGGAGAAGATCTCTGGAAGTTTCttgagaatatatatacatgtggaGTTCCAGTACCTGGAAACTCTATATCTATCCCTTTACCCAATTCTGCAGCGgtaaatattgcaatttattatcatgtcaatttgtcaaatttataaatgtatttaaagatattctaACGTGACTGAATTTCTAACATTATAggtttaaattttcttttaattggttttacaaaattaaaaacttttttatatatttaaaacataaacaagaataaataCTGAGAAATTCAACTTTAtctgaagaaaaaattttttttcatgcaCATCATAtgttagtaatttttaaattttctttttttgttttcatttttaagcTTAGGTTGAATATTTCTgtattaattcttatatatactttaaataagtctataaaagaattttcaatactataaattcgaagaaaatttgaacctgttgataattttataattaagatttctaatttaacattatttttctggtaatgttataaattattgtctaatgtttaatatgaaaattttctcaatgcattgacattttatttctttcagaattttatttgtcaaagCCCAAAGCAGTTTCAATTACCCAGTATCCCTGAAAATGTaagtaatattatcttatatatttaaaagtaattgaaaatacattgaatttatttgtacattgaatttactaaaaatttgtttagaaaatacagttgtcaaatatttctaaatagtGATTTTACTGTGTTTCAGAGGAATCTGACTGAATATTATAGTGCTGTAGATTCGCACAATATGATGATAGTTTTTGCGTCTATGTTATATGAACGCcgtattattttcatttcaaaACGTCTGTCGAGGTTGAGTGCGTGTGTACAAGCATGCAACGCTTTAATTTATCCAATGATTTGGCAACACATTTATATCCCGGTTTTACCGTTATCattaatagattatttattagcGCCTATGCCATTTCTGATTGGAGTGCCTACTCAAACACTTCAGGTATTTACAACAAaagtttcttatatatatatatatatatgtgtaaatgtaaactctattgtttttttatagatatttttcaaaattctgataatttatttgcgattaaattatttaaaactttctttGCCACATGATTCTCAATGCTatcatagaaaattattgaaagaaaaatgtatactaataatttgaaaaagtttagaaatatctttggattaattataaatttattcttaaatcttAATCGAGTTTTTCTATCgtgtagaaattatatatatatatatatataattttttttacagaaagtGCCCAAGAATGATTTGGGAGAAGTTGTCATTTTAGATGCTGATAATAACACAATTGAGTCGCCGTTTGAAGATTTGGAGTCTTTGCCTCAAGACGTAGTGCGTAAAGCAACATACTGCTATGacacaatacaataatatatttttaacgattaatatacatcttaatagtaaaataaaaagtttctatGTTGCAGGTGACAAATTTGAAGAAAGCATTGCGTAACAGACCGGCTCTTCTCGGAGATGGTGTATCGAGGGCATTCTTGCGTGCGTTAGTACAGTTAACTGCGGGTTATAGAGAAGCATTAACTTTACAGCAGGGCGAACGTATCACGTTCAATCAAAATGCATTCGTTGAAAGTAGGCCGTCTTCCATGCAGCCCTTTTTACGGAAAATGTTGGAACTACAAATTTTTCAGCAAGTAAGTgtgttataaatgtaaatataatattccttgtaacatataataaatcaatattctgCATATTTTCAGTTTATAGAAGaaagattaaacatgcttaatTCAGGACTTGGTTTCTCAGATGAGTTTGAAATGGAAGCTTGTAGCTATTCAGCTAAATCAAGTAGTAAATTTATGCAACAATACAGAGAATGGACTTACACAATGCGAAAAGAAAGTTCCGCATTTTTTCGTAGTGTAAAAGATAAGGCATGTtagattaacattttaattagatCGGGCATTGTTATACAGTTACTTTCAATATCTATTTgcctttatataaaagaaatattttatatatgtatatattattctatctTCAATTACAGGCCAATCCAGCAGTAAAATATGCTGTGAAATCAGTAAGTTTAAAacttcttacttttttttttacttataatcaCACATaacgcatattttatattgcattcacatttttaaacatttataatttctgtgttattcagtatttattagCAAGGTTGGGAAGTAAttcattatttgtaatattgttattgctacttttttatttgttattgtaaaCAGTAACATTTGTACAATAACGAATTCAGCCcgttttttaatcattattctgATTCtctattatctttatattcaataaattcacACAGTTTTTtgatatgcaaatatatacaGATCAAAGGTTCGATCAGATCAAAGGTTATACGaattaaatgcatttataaattttatatatttttgatataatattgatatataatataatttacatataacttgattttataatgtgttaaatattgaaaatattttgtattttatttatattttaggttTTATTCTGATAGTCATTGTcagtatttaaagtttataatacataatataataagctataaattttctatattgataataaatattatgtatgaaATGCAttgttataacaatattaatgttcaaaaacaaaaaatttttttaaaaatttgtgttttttgcactacaatttataaatttacaatttaaatttctataaagataagtaataataaaaataataaaaataaaaatataataaaaacgaaaatattaatgaagaagatagaaaaattgttattaaaataatataaaaagcttACTACATGTagagattaatttataaatagaagTTTTTATGttgattattacatttaacatttattattaaataatataattttaaaatctaatttatagCATTCCaaacaatcaataaaaaaagtaactattagaattgttactttttaagtAGTAGTAATGATAACAATTAAGGTATCTTTATGAAGTAACGTTCCCAACTTTgtttattagaataattaatgaaaaaaatacgcTATGAAGATTATTTATAGGTAAAAGATAAAGGCAAAGATATGAAAACGGCATATAAAGGATTAAAATGGAAAGGTGTGTTTTTgtgataaacttttttattataatgatattatatattaaatatctacacataaatatttgtttggaTGACAGGACGGTCTAATAGAAATGAAACTAGTATGAGATTTCATCAACCACGATCTGCTCCCAGCTCACCTACGTTCGATAGAAGACCTATTGGATTTACATCCCCGCCAAAATCTCCAAATGGAGTGTCAGCAGCAACTAGTTACCGAAAAGATTTGCGTTTGCGGAATAGTAATTTTACTGACACAAggtatacataattatttatgtatttataccCTTTCTTcactaatataatttatttttacacattacttaaaatatatctttatatattatttaaatattatataaaatgtcatgttttttaaatatttatacgtatttctaaaattattaattacacagcTCGACATTAAACATGcaacgtaaataaaatttgtcttaTAGACTTTTGCTCGCctatttaaaagagaaatttttgaaCCATGTCGGggttttttttagaaaattgagGTCGAAAGTACCAAAAAATCCTGTTTTTTGCCATTTTTGAAACGTTACAGGTGAATTTGACGTGTTagagatttttaatacttaatttcaattaaaatttatgctttgaaatgtttcctttcctttcctttctaaaaaagggcatggcattgatactcgcatctctcgaagtattgttgtcgctttttcgcgatgccgattaaacgtgtgtgaagttagcatctcaaagtttagcatctcataaaaatactgcagaattacttgcatccagcatagttctacagttcttgataggtttcaacaatagttccgttgaattatctattttaattaaatttttataaatgagatgctaacttccaaaatcacataatagcatctcaccgtatttcgaatatacgaccacagagaagactaaatctatagagttctatcgtttagagacgtcctatcaatagttctgatgattaaattaataaaaaaatacttttttgttacaaaacatacgtatatatgcgtgtacgtctgcgcacgtggatttggtgtaactggcatctcagatagacaaaattaattaatttaaaaattttaaaagtatttttcaacaactatctagatggaaaacttatatttataggtctagacatgagatgCTGGTTGAATATCGAtagttctatttcttttaacgcagttcccatatagatacggacgcgtacaataattttctaaagagtttcggtaatataaataattaaaacattttttaatcaattattttgcctggaaaacatgaattttgagggctagatgtgagatgctggtcgaatatcgacagttctatttattttaacgca
This sequence is a window from Monomorium pharaonis isolate MP-MQ-018 chromosome 3, ASM1337386v2, whole genome shotgun sequence. Protein-coding genes within it:
- the LOC105835365 gene encoding DENN domain-containing protein 1A isoform X1, encoding MGSRLRENVKQLFECFCEVAAPIGEKPAWILQKYPNSFLDEEILKSVPKFAYPCEFENLLVQHFSFVLTSIDSKWTFGFCRHDPKTETALVVLSALPWHETFYKILNHIASLTSNASGEDLWKFLENIYTCGVPVPGNSISIPLPNSAANFICQSPKQFQLPSIPENRNLTEYYSAVDSHNMMIVFASMLYERRIIFISKRLSRLSACVQACNALIYPMIWQHIYIPVLPLSLIDYLLAPMPFLIGVPTQTLQKVPKNDLGEVVILDADNNTIESPFEDLESLPQDVVTNLKKALRNRPALLGDGVSRAFLRALVQLTAGYREALTLQQGERITFNQNAFVESRPSSMQPFLRKMLELQIFQQFIEERLNMLNSGLGFSDEFEMEACSYSAKSSSKFMQQYREWTYTMRKESSAFFRSVKDKANPAVKYAVKSVKDKGKDMKTAYKGLKWKGRSNRNETSMRFHQPRSAPSSPTFDRRPIGFTSPPKSPNGVSAATSYRKDLRLRNSNFTDTSRKQYSPLSPSSPEESDCPLEHINIDLMHELRDVIFPSTPPVDRTFLTVAKNIQHNLKPVRSLDSLRPAWSGHLRHGPLPNIITNSHKVSSTKQILFSSSHSLPPNNSINQSFASNSTTRKSNMEIETLSLPTLPGSHNHSAQPNRFLHELHVHNDFMKAVANLSSCIYEKDKSVKVTSEERFSLNETKINSNDIFIHSNSISNTWDGESFDRPFKTSNFLHEINEDDPFDTSRVFMPTYLQQAAPLFKSTSPSTPTQFHPFSHPLNVTSCSAQAKDFPDVPDLIRLDSTNSNDDFDPLLSKPSEFSGMKQMSQSLHLPEMSKGLSNPLYPYFQQPSHKNNDKLKTSDNVGDMDLLQAYGIDFNKFNLSNGDNSSAMNIAACNRSDNSINDTMDTFSLPLNAPAIKSQNNWTKFE
- the LOC105835365 gene encoding DENN domain-containing protein 1A isoform X2 — protein: MGSRLRENVKQLFECFCEVAAPIGEKPAWILQKYPNSFLDEEILKSVPKFAYPCEFENLLVQHFSFVLTSIDSKWTFGFCRHDPKTETALVVLSALPWHETFYKILNHIASLTSNASGEDLWKFLENIYTCGVPVPGNSISIPLPNSAANFICQSPKQFQLPSIPENRNLTEYYSAVDSHNMMIVFASMLYERRIIFISKRLSRLSACVQACNALIYPMIWQHIYIPVLPLSLIDYLLAPMPFLIGVPTQTLQKVPKNDLGEVVILDADNNTIESPFEDLESLPQDVVTNLKKALRNRPALLGDGVSRAFLRALVQLTAGYREALTLQQGERITFNQNAFVESRPSSMQPFLRKMLELQIFQQFIEERLNMLNSGLGFSDEFEMEACSYSAKSSSKFMQQYREWTYTMRKESSAFFRSVKDKANPAVKYAVKSVKDKGKDMKTAYKGLKWKGRSNRNETSMRFHQPRSAPSSPTFDRRPIGFTSPPKSPNGVSAATSYRKDLRLRNSNFTDTRKQYSPLSPSSPEESDCPLEHINIDLMHELRDVIFPSTPPVDRTFLTVAKNIQHNLKPVRSLDSLRPAWSGHLRHGPLPNIITNSHKVSSTKQILFSSSHSLPPNNSINQSFASNSTTRKSNMEIETLSLPTLPGSHNHSAQPNRFLHELHVHNDFMKAVANLSSCIYEKDKSVKVTSEERFSLNETKINSNDIFIHSNSISNTWDGESFDRPFKTSNFLHEINEDDPFDTSRVFMPTYLQQAAPLFKSTSPSTPTQFHPFSHPLNVTSCSAQAKDFPDVPDLIRLDSTNSNDDFDPLLSKPSEFSGMKQMSQSLHLPEMSKGLSNPLYPYFQQPSHKNNDKLKTSDNVGDMDLLQAYGIDFNKFNLSNGDNSSAMNIAACNRSDNSINDTMDTFSLPLNAPAIKSQNNWTKFE
- the LOC105835365 gene encoding DENN domain-containing protein 1A isoform X4, which produces MGSRLRENVKQLFECFCEVAAPIGEKPAWILQKYPNSFLDEEILKSVPKFAYPCEFENLLVQHFSFVLTSIDSKWTFGFCRHDPKTETALVVLSALPWHETFYKILNHIASLTSNASGEDLWKFLENIYTCGVPVPGNSISIPLPNSAANFICQSPKQFQLPSIPENRNLTEYYSAVDSHNMMIVFASMLYERRIIFISKRLSRLSACVQACNALIYPMIWQHIYIPVLPLSLIDYLLAPMPFLIGVPTQTLQKVPKNDLGEVVILDADNNTIESPFEDLESLPQDVVTNLKKALRNRPALLGDGVSRAFLRALVQLTAGYREALTLQQGERITFNQNAFVESRPSSMQPFLRKMLELQIFQQFIEERLNMLNSGLGFSDEFEMEACSYSAKSSSKFMQQYREWTYTMRKESSAFFRSVKDKANPAVKYAVKSVKDKGKDMKTAYKGLKWKGRSNRNETSMRFHQPRSAPSSPTFDRRPIGFTSPPKSPNGVSAATSYRKDLRLRNSNFTDTSRKQYSPLSPSSPEESDCPLEHINIDLMHELRDVIFPSTPPVDRTFLTVAKNIQHNDFPDVPDLIRLDSTNSNDDFDPLLSKPSEFSGMKQMSQSLHLPEMSKGLSNPLYPYFQQPSHKNNDKLKTSDNVGDMDLLQAYGIDFNKFNLSNGDNSSAMNIAACNRSDNSINDTMDTFSLPLNAPAIKSQNNWTKFE
- the LOC105835365 gene encoding DENN domain-containing protein 1A isoform X5, with the protein product MGSRLRENVKQLFECFCEVAAPIGEKPAWILQKYPNSFLDEEILKSVPKFAYPCEFENLLVQHFSFVLTSIDSKWTFGFCRHDPKTETALVVLSALPWHETFYKILNHIASLTSNASGEDLWKFLENIYTCGVPVPGNSISIPLPNSAANFICQSPKQFQLPSIPENRNLTEYYSAVDSHNMMIVFASMLYERRIIFISKRLSRLSACVQACNALIYPMIWQHIYIPVLPLSLIDYLLAPMPFLIGVPTQTLQKVPKNDLGEVVILDADNNTIESPFEDLESLPQDVVTNLKKALRNRPALLGDGVSRAFLRALVQLTAGYREALTLQQGERITFNQNAFVESRPSSMQPFLRKMLELQIFQQFIEERLNMLNSGLGFSDEFEMEACSYSAKSSSKFMQQYREWTYTMRKESSAFFRSVKDKANPAVKYAVKSVKDKGKDMKTAYKGLKWKGRSNRNETSMRFHQPRSAPSSPTFDRRPIGFTSPPKSPNGVSAATSYRKDLRLRNSNFTDTSRKQYSPLSPSSPEESDCPLEHINIDLMHELRDVIFPSTPPVDRTDFPDVPDLIRLDSTNSNDDFDPLLSKPSEFSGMKQMSQSLHLPEMSKGLSNPLYPYFQQPSHKNNDKLKTSDNVGDMDLLQAYGIDFNKFNLSNGDNSSAMNIAACNRSDNSINDTMDTFSLPLNAPAIKSQNNWTKFE
- the LOC105835365 gene encoding DENN domain-containing protein 1A isoform X3; this encodes MGSRLRENVKQLFECFCEVAAPIGEKPAWILQKYPNSFLDEEILKSVPKFAYPCEFENLLVQHFSFVLTSIDSKWTFGFCRHDPKTETALVVLSALPWHETFYKILNHIASLTSNASGEDLWKFLENIYTCGVPVPGNSISIPLPNSAANFICQSPKQFQLPSIPENRNLTEYYSAVDSHNMMIVFASMLYERRIIFISKRLSRLSACVQACNALIYPMIWQHIYIPVLPLSLIDYLLAPMPFLIGVPTQTLQKVPKNDLGEVVILDADNNTIESPFEDLESLPQDVVTNLKKALRNRPALLGDGVSRAFLRALVQLTAGYREALTLQQGERITFNQNAFVESRPSSMQPFLRKMLELQIFQQFIEERLNMLNSGLGFSDEFEMEACSYSAKSSSKFMQQYREWTYTMRKESSAFFRSVKDKANPAVKYAVKSVKDKGKDMKTAYKGLKWKGRSNRNETSMRFHQPRSAPSSPTFDRRPIGFTSPPKSPNGVSAATSYRKDLRLRNSNFTDTSRKQYSPLSPSSPEESDCPLEHINIDLMHELRDVIFPSTPPVDRTLKPVRSLDSLRPAWSGHLRHGPLPNIITNSHKVSSTKQILFSSSHSLPPNNSINQSFASNSTTRKSNMEIETLSLPTLPGSHNHSAQPNRFLHELHVHNDFMKAVANLSSCIYEKDKSVKVTSEERFSLNETKINSNDIFIHSNSISNTWDGESFDRPFKTSNFLHEINEDDPFDTSRVFMPTYLQQAAPLFKSTSPSTPTQFHPFSHPLNVTSCSAQAKDFPDVPDLIRLDSTNSNDDFDPLLSKPSEFSGMKQMSQSLHLPEMSKGLSNPLYPYFQQPSHKNNDKLKTSDNVGDMDLLQAYGIDFNKFNLSNGDNSSAMNIAACNRSDNSINDTMDTFSLPLNAPAIKSQNNWTKFE